One region of Streptomyces sp. NBC_00442 genomic DNA includes:
- a CDS encoding alpha-ketoglutarate-dependent dioxygenase AlkB family protein, with protein sequence MSEGLFRLPRPERVEVAPGAVHVPGWLPPGRQRELVAACREWARGPVPIRHTELPGGGVMSVRTVCVGWHWQPYRYTRVAGDVNGLPVARFPDWLAELGRSAVTAAYGDADAAARYAPDAALVNFYDDTAKMGLHQDKDEKSDAPVVSLSIGDSCVFRFGNTENRGRPYTDVELVSGDLFVFGGPSRFAYHGVPKVLPGTAEPATGLARGRLNITLRDTGLAG encoded by the coding sequence ATGAGCGAGGGGCTGTTCCGGCTGCCCCGGCCCGAGCGGGTCGAGGTCGCGCCCGGCGCGGTCCACGTGCCGGGGTGGCTCCCGCCGGGGCGGCAGCGCGAACTCGTCGCGGCCTGCCGGGAGTGGGCCCGCGGGCCCGTACCGATCCGTCACACCGAGCTGCCCGGCGGCGGCGTCATGTCGGTGCGGACGGTGTGTGTCGGATGGCATTGGCAGCCCTACCGGTACACGCGGGTCGCGGGCGATGTGAACGGGCTTCCCGTCGCGCGGTTCCCCGACTGGCTGGCCGAGTTGGGGCGGTCCGCGGTGACCGCCGCCTACGGTGACGCGGACGCGGCCGCGCGGTACGCGCCCGATGCCGCGCTCGTCAACTTCTACGACGACACCGCGAAGATGGGGCTGCACCAGGACAAGGACGAGAAGTCCGACGCGCCCGTCGTCTCGCTCAGCATCGGCGACAGCTGCGTCTTCCGGTTCGGCAACACCGAGAACCGCGGGCGGCCCTACACCGATGTGGAGCTGGTCTCCGGCGACCTGTTCGTTTTCGGCGGTCCGTCCCGGTTCGCGTACCACGGCGTGCCCAAGGTGCTGCCGGGAACGGCCGAGCCGGCCACGGGCCTGGCTCGCGGCCGGCTCAACATCACGCTGCGCGACACCGGCCTCGCCGGCTGA
- a CDS encoding GlsB/YeaQ/YmgE family stress response membrane protein has translation MGIVSWIILGLLAGAVAKILLPGRDPGGPIGTTLIGIAGAFVGGWISSRWLDRPIANHFYDGATWAAAIGGSLVLLIIYRILFGNSRSR, from the coding sequence ATGGGCATCGTCAGCTGGATCATTCTCGGCCTGCTCGCGGGGGCGGTCGCCAAGATCCTGCTCCCCGGCCGCGATCCGGGCGGCCCGATCGGCACGACCCTCATCGGCATCGCGGGCGCGTTCGTCGGCGGCTGGATATCGTCGCGTTGGCTGGACCGTCCGATCGCCAACCACTTCTACGACGGCGCCACTTGGGCGGCGGCGATCGGCGGCTCGCTCGTCCTGCTGATCATCTACCGCATCCTGTTCGGCAATTCGCGCAGCCGCTGA